In Acidobacteriota bacterium, one genomic interval encodes:
- a CDS encoding tetratricopeptide repeat protein, giving the protein MSGKVLIGTGVAGWAILAFAAVLPALFPQGSAGQTTPLSTAEPRHAEGYAGQETCASCHREITDSYQRVAMSRSFSRPTPANTIEDYEKNNSFFHEKSEFHYTMLKRGGRYFQRRSLKNKQGEPVHVHEEEITYILGSGDHARSYFHHHPNGVITKLPVTWYTQEQRWGMSPGYDVPDHLDFTRPIPQGCFFCHTSYPRLIPQRSEDEVYFPNSLPAGIGCERCHGPGSEHVRLVLEKAPAEEFKKAIYHPGLDSKQAQRDLCYQCHVETNVYSVATRVIVPGRETFSYRPGETFSDYAVRFKLRGVDDKSKQFDMVKQHGDLMEESKCFQASSGAMTCTTCHDPHVKVSHEESADFYRGRCLSCHVSSELNNTHKPVEVEGNCAHCHMPSGDPTGDSPDISFEELRRGNQRTRHIVFTNHRIGIHSRGEVPADLGQNTLYELETSSSLLSETENLFFMGAAFLDATPAELSERPKQLETGMGLLEQYVERAGGRYRTEAFALLGKGYEVSGKIDQAVAAYERSLEGRPGQLLPLSNLALIYANRGDHERGKSYFSRVLERFPENVPALHGLGVLAAGAGKKQEAIGYFERATQLFPLAVFSHYHLAQMYLRDQEWDKAFAAIMRTLAVSPRFAPAYLDLGNLHALQNRLSQAEEAFERLLKLDPNNETAYNAVSIVAARQGAFERAMEVLEEAVEKGAAAEETFLNLGRVRAQAGDLEGSIESLNEALSRNPQAEETLVTLAMVHSLKGERALARQFLQQVLKRNPDHAEARLLLERLGR; this is encoded by the coding sequence GTGTCTGGAAAAGTACTGATCGGAACCGGCGTCGCCGGGTGGGCCATCCTGGCCTTTGCGGCGGTGCTTCCGGCGCTCTTTCCACAGGGTTCTGCCGGCCAGACCACACCTCTCTCCACAGCCGAGCCTCGTCACGCCGAAGGCTATGCCGGGCAAGAGACGTGCGCGAGCTGCCACAGGGAAATCACCGACTCCTACCAACGTGTTGCGATGTCACGGTCGTTCTCTCGACCCACGCCTGCGAACACGATTGAGGACTACGAAAAAAACAACAGTTTTTTCCACGAAAAGTCGGAATTTCACTACACCATGCTCAAGCGCGGCGGGCGCTATTTTCAGCGCCGCAGCCTCAAGAACAAGCAGGGGGAGCCCGTTCACGTTCATGAAGAGGAGATCACCTACATCCTGGGTTCGGGTGATCATGCCCGCTCCTATTTTCATCATCATCCCAATGGCGTGATCACCAAGTTGCCCGTCACCTGGTACACACAGGAACAACGCTGGGGAATGTCTCCCGGCTACGACGTCCCGGATCATCTCGACTTCACCCGCCCCATACCGCAGGGGTGTTTTTTTTGCCACACGTCCTACCCTCGGCTCATCCCGCAAAGGTCCGAGGACGAGGTCTACTTCCCCAACTCTCTTCCGGCCGGCATCGGTTGCGAGCGTTGCCACGGACCGGGCAGCGAACATGTCCGCCTGGTCTTGGAGAAAGCTCCCGCGGAAGAGTTCAAGAAGGCGATCTACCACCCCGGGCTGGATTCGAAACAGGCTCAGAGAGATCTCTGTTACCAATGCCACGTGGAGACCAACGTCTACAGCGTGGCAACCAGAGTCATCGTGCCGGGCCGGGAAACCTTCTCCTACCGGCCGGGAGAAACTTTTTCCGATTACGCAGTCCGCTTCAAGCTTCGGGGCGTGGACGACAAGAGCAAACAATTCGACATGGTGAAGCAGCATGGCGATCTGATGGAAGAATCGAAATGCTTTCAAGCCAGCAGCGGCGCCATGACCTGTACCACCTGCCATGATCCCCACGTGAAGGTCTCTCATGAGGAGAGCGCCGATTTCTACCGCGGCCGCTGCCTTTCCTGCCATGTCTCAAGTGAGCTCAACAACACCCACAAGCCGGTCGAAGTCGAAGGAAACTGTGCCCATTGCCACATGCCCTCCGGAGACCCGACCGGCGATAGCCCCGATATTTCGTTCGAGGAGCTTCGGCGGGGAAATCAGCGCACCCGGCACATCGTTTTTACCAACCATAGAATCGGTATCCACTCCAGAGGAGAAGTGCCCGCCGATCTGGGTCAGAACACCCTCTACGAACTGGAAACTTCAAGCTCGTTGCTGTCCGAGACCGAGAATCTTTTTTTTATGGGGGCGGCATTCTTGGACGCCACTCCGGCTGAACTGAGCGAACGCCCGAAACAGTTGGAAACCGGAATGGGGTTGTTGGAACAGTACGTCGAGCGGGCCGGCGGACGCTACCGGACCGAAGCCTTCGCCCTGCTGGGAAAAGGCTATGAAGTTTCGGGGAAAATCGATCAGGCTGTGGCAGCTTACGAGCGCTCGCTGGAAGGTCGGCCGGGCCAGTTGCTGCCTTTGAGCAATCTGGCTTTGATCTACGCCAATCGGGGAGACCACGAACGCGGCAAATCTTACTTCTCCCGAGTGCTGGAGCGATTCCCGGAAAATGTTCCGGCACTTCACGGGCTGGGCGTCCTGGCTGCCGGGGCCGGAAAAAAGCAGGAGGCGATCGGGTATTTCGAAAGAGCGACCCAGTTGTTTCCGCTTGCCGTCTTTTCCCACTATCACCTGGCCCAAATGTACTTGCGCGACCAGGAGTGGGACAAAGCCTTTGCCGCGATCATGCGCACCTTGGCTGTTTCTCCAAGATTCGCTCCGGCATATCTGGACCTGGGAAATCTTCACGCCCTCCAGAACCGGTTGTCCCAGGCCGAAGAAGCCTTCGAGCGGTTGCTGAAATTGGATCCGAACAACGAAACCGCCTACAACGCGGTTTCAATCGTCGCGGCGCGGCAGGGCGCTTTCGAGCGCGCTATGGAAGTGCTCGAGGAGGCAGTCGAAAAGGGTGCTGCCGCGGAGGAAACCTTCCTGAATCTCGGTCGCGTCCGGGCTCAAGCCGGCGATCTGGAGGGATCCATCGAGTCACTGAACGAGGCGCTATCCCGGAACCCTCAAGCCGAAGAGACTCTCGTGACCTTGGCGATGGTGCACTCGTTGAAAGGTGAGCGTGCATTGGCGAGACAATTCCTCCAGCAGGTGCTCAAGCGGAATCCGGACCACGCGGAGGCTCGCCTCCTCTTGGAGAGGCTTGGGCGGTAG
- a CDS encoding aldolase/citrate lyase family protein has product MENANTFRAKLESGQIPLGCGVSFSDPTVTELISHTLDFAFIDMEHNGHSLETVQGHIMATKGSDAAALVRVAWNDAVLIKPVLDIGADGIVVPLVRTVEDVQLAVSACLYPPEGERGFGPRRPIRYGRIGDAEYCRRANREIVCIVQIEHIDAVNVIEEMVRVPGLTAIMIGVNDLAGSMGYMGNPQHPEVQTAVETVVTTAHQAGVFPGIGLADDPEALMEWTEKGIQWVLMGVDWAHLARAIDTSAARLRGHGSQR; this is encoded by the coding sequence ATGGAGAACGCCAACACGTTCAGGGCCAAGCTGGAAAGCGGACAGATCCCGCTTGGTTGCGGAGTGAGCTTTTCGGATCCCACCGTGACCGAGCTGATCTCTCACACGCTCGATTTTGCCTTCATCGACATGGAGCACAATGGTCATTCCCTGGAAACGGTTCAGGGTCACATCATGGCGACCAAGGGTAGCGACGCCGCGGCGTTGGTGCGTGTTGCCTGGAATGATGCCGTCTTGATCAAGCCGGTGTTGGACATCGGGGCAGACGGAATTGTGGTCCCGCTCGTCCGCACGGTCGAAGACGTTCAGCTAGCCGTCTCGGCCTGCTTGTATCCGCCGGAGGGAGAGCGGGGATTCGGTCCACGACGGCCGATTCGATACGGTCGCATCGGGGACGCAGAGTACTGCCGGCGCGCCAACCGGGAAATCGTCTGCATCGTGCAGATCGAGCACATCGACGCCGTCAACGTGATTGAGGAAATGGTTCGCGTGCCGGGACTCACCGCGATCATGATCGGAGTCAACGACTTGGCCGGTTCCATGGGGTATATGGGAAATCCTCAGCATCCGGAGGTGCAGACCGCCGTTGAAACGGTCGTGACCACGGCACATCAAGCCGGCGTCTTTCCCGGGATCGGTCTGGCCGATGATCCGGAAGCGCTCATGGAGTGGACGGAAAAGGGGATCCAATGGGTGCTCATGGGAGTGGATTGGGCGCACTTGGCGCGTGCCATCGACACCTCGGCCGCCCGCCTGAGAGGGCATGGCAGTCAAAGGTAG